DNA sequence from the Malus sylvestris chromosome 10, drMalSylv7.2, whole genome shotgun sequence genome:
GCTTGGAGGATGGGGTGGCTGACAAGCAAAGAGGTCCACAGTAAGTGTCTATAaaatgggatttggatcctctcctaagcTTAAGGAGACGATCCTGACCAACATATATGGGCCGTTTGATGaaaattcaacggctacaaaAAGGGAAtctctttaaaattataataattatagccgtaggattttcatccaacgatcCATATAtattggtcaggaggatcctctccttaagctcaggagaggatccaaatcctataAAATGCATGCTAAGCTACAATTATATACTGCATTGCAATACAAGAATATGTCCTCTTTGATACACTAAAACGAAAAGAATTAAAGTTGTCTGATTGATATATGTTCTTGATACATTTTTTTCTCTGGACAGAGATCAAAATAGGTGTAGAAAAAATAGATGACGAGCTTCAAGATAAATTTGTCACCATCAAAGAATTAATAAAGGCTACTGAAAATTTTAGcgacaaaaaaaaacttggacGTTATGGGACAGTTTATAAGGTAAACTTCTGTACTTGTATACATTCtataatttttgtaattttgttttattcTAAAATTTTTGTGTGAATGAAGGCAAAACTGCAAGGTCACATTGTGGCCGTGAAGAAACTAGATCCCGctcaatttaagaaaaaaattgaagaccTGAACAAGGAAATTGGCACCATAAGGTCATTACAACACCAAAATATCCTCCAACTGTTGGATGGTTTTTTTGATAAAGACCTCCAACTTCTTGTTTACGAGTATATGGAAAAGCAATCTCTTGCCGATATCTTATTTGGTAATGTATTTTCTACTTCTTGTTTACTTGTACTGTGATGTTTTGATGCATATAATGGTTTTAAAACTATCATGAAAGACGAATACAACATATAACGTATTGAAGTGTATGCAACTGCAGGCTCGAATACTTCTAACACATTCAAGCTTGAATGGAATACAAGGGTTAACATTTGCTTGGGAATAGCAAAGGGTTTGAATTATCTACATGAGCATCCGAGAGTACAGATTCTTCATAGGAATATAAAATCCGCTAATATTCTtcttaatgaaaattttgagcCTAAGATATCTGACTTTGGATTTGCAAGTCTTTATACCAAAGAAGATAAGGTTAAGGTCATCACAAGAGAAGTTCCGAAGTAAGTAAACTAGTAACTCACCAGTTTTATAAGGCAAATTTAAGTCTATGTAAAATTAAATGCTTATGCTTATTACAGAGGCTACATGGCGCCAGAGTGTTACCTTGAAACAAATGATATAACGTACAAAGCAGATGTTTACAGCTTTGGGGTGGTCATGCTTGAAATTGTTAGTGGGAAGAGAAACATATTGAGCAAACCAAACGAGGAAACTCAGGTTCTTTTAGATAGGGTAAGTAAGAGTGACAGGgttgtgtttttgtgttttcttcTCTATATTTGATTATGCATTTTTAGGTGTGGTTACGCATTCAAGCTTGATGCTAACAACCCATCCTGCATATGTGCAGGCTTATCAAGCACTTGCCGAAGGAAATTTGAAGAGcttggttgataaaagtttgTCTAAATATGATGAAAAAGAAGCCCTCGTCATTATGAAATTAGCAGTGTATTGCACCACTCTAGGTCCTAGTGTCAGACCTAAAATGTCTGAAGTTGTGAGTGTTCTTGTTCGCGAAAAAACCCTTGACGAGGTTTTTCCACCCGCCAAGCTCACTGGCGATGGCAATGTTGCTGGTTCCACCTCTTTGGGGAAGACTTCAGCAGCATCAACTTCGTCTAATGATCACGGGAAAGTATTTCTAGATTGAACAAGTTTCATATGATTAGCATTAGGCGTTCTGATGCGACTCTAAGCTAATGAGCTTTGGTTATGACTAGTTAGATCACTTAGTGTCAATTTGTCATTACTACCCATTAGGCCCACTACTTAAGTAATATTATTAGGCCCATCCATACCTCAAACCCTAGCTATCTTTATAtgtatttaaacttcttttatgATGTAAAGGGGATATGAATGAAGATATGAATTTCCTTTGATTTCCTTTTCTATTTCCTGTATTACTTTTCTTGCAATTTCCCTTTTATGCCATGTCTGATCCTATCAATTGGTACCAGAGCCAGAGATCCGCAATGGATCTATGGTTTGGACCCGTCGATCCCACACTTCCAGCGCCGTGGACAAGTGTGACGGATGATTCCAGTGGTATGGTGTTTTATTGGAATCCAGAAACCAATGTTTCTCAGTATGAATATCCAAACCCGCCtccaccacctcctcctcctcccgaTCACTACCAGTTTCCATTCAAGTATACACCTACCTTTCCCTCATCTGCTCTTACCTATCAACCACCAGATTACCCAGCCTCGTATATGCCTGAGCTTCCCGTTGCTCCTGTATATACCAGTCCCATTTTCCTCCCGCACCCCGCACCACCTTCCGTTGTGTTTTCGGCCTCCATCGATGTCCCTCAAATCCCTCATTCCTAtaccacaaaccctaattttcaaGATCCCCAAATATACTCTCCATCGTCGTACGAACAAAATTCGTGGGTTTTCGATTCTGAGAACCGTCTACGATTTAATGACCCCCATCAGGTATCTCCTTACGAAATTGACTTGGGTCCCGATTTGAACGTGCATACAGCTTCTACAGCAGGAAATGTCTTCAGCATGGTCAGAGGTGTTCGCCACACATCTCCAAAAATGCCGCTTAAATCGGTTCGAGCAAAGCATAAACTTGCAGTGTGTTCTCATGTGAGGATGAAAAGGAAGGCTTCGTCTGTGAGTTTTTGCCAACGACGACAACGGAATCAGGTGCTTCCGTCGTTCTCTGCTGCTCCATCATTGTCGTTGGCACCTTTACCACAGGCGCATGAACAAACTTTTCCAACGAACAGAGAGCAGCACCTGCTCAATACCAACCATAGCGCAGGTCCCGAGCGGCTTCTCAGTCTGAAGCCTATCAGCTTCGGCGCACCAAAGCATCTTGTTGATTCGGAGGACGTGGAAGGGGTGAACCCTAACCCTCAGGTGGAACTTGGTCATGTACTTGTTGTAGGTGATTCGTGCTGCCACGAGAGCCTCGCTGGAACCGTTTTCCTTCTCCCAGGAGCCGAGGTGGATGCAGAAGGGGAACTCTTCGATGCCCTTCTTCATGCCAACATCGTAGATTCGGATCTTGGGGTCGGGCACACCGCGACTGAAGCGGGATTTCGGGTAGGGTTTGTTCTTGATATTTGCTATTCTGATGTTACGGCAGAGCAAGGGCAAGGGTATCAACAGTTTCAATTTGATGTTCTGAGTCTTGTTGGAAATCAACCTTGGGTTCCCCATGCAATCCAGATGTTTGATGGAATGCCAAAAAGAAGAATTAAGGACCCAATGCCTAATTTTCTCACCTTGGACCTTATGGAACAATTTAAGTCTGGCTTGGCTCTTAATGAGTATACAAGCTGTGCTTTGAGAGCTTTAAGGGCAATTCGAATGTTGAGATTTCTATTTGATGAGGGAGGGGATCTACGAGAACTACAAATTGTCGAGGCTGTGTTTAGGCAACTATGTCAGTTGACAGAAACAAGTATTAAAATTGTTTCGGATCAATTGAGCATTGTGGACATTACACTTTTGTATCCTGTAAGTCTAGAGCTCACTCTCTTGGCTTTAGAATGGAGCAAGTTGCATATTACAAGACCACTAATCTTGATCCTTACAGTAGTGTTTCTGCCCTTTGAAGATTTTTCTATTATTTGTAGACATTTCCAAACAGTCTCGAGCAAGGAAAATATGGTGTACCACTTCAAGGTTAGTTATACTGTCGAAGTAAGGTTGATGCCTCTTATGACTCACACTCATTTCCTTCCATATGAGGATATTATTCTTGCCTTGACATCTGCATATTGGAGTTCAGAAGCTATGCACTTACGTAAGTTCATTGCTACCTCTTTTCATAAGAGTGGGTTACTAAATAATGATTTTGCATTGATTGTCTTGCACCAGCACCGTAAGCCGGTTGAGAAATTCATGGAAATATTTGAGAACGTGTGGATAAGCTGGATGACACTACTTATTAGTATGAATCACAAAGGGGCGCTGAACATGGCATCTCTCATTAAGTTATAGAGACTTT
Encoded proteins:
- the LOC126586498 gene encoding probable LRR receptor-like serine/threonine-protein kinase At1g07650 — its product is MGWLTSKEVHKIKIGVEKIDDELQDKFVTIKELIKATENFSDKKKLGRYGTVYKAKLQGHIVAVKKLDPAQFKKKIEDLNKEIGTIRSLQHQNILQLLDGFFDKDLQLLVYEYMEKQSLADILFGSNTSNTFKLEWNTRVNICLGIAKGLNYLHEHPRVQILHRNIKSANILLNENFEPKISDFGFASLYTKEDKVKVITREVPKGYMAPECYLETNDITYKADVYSFGVVMLEIVSGKRNILSKPNEETQVLLDRAYQALAEGNLKSLVDKSLSKYDEKEALVIMKLAVYCTTLGPSVRPKMSEVVSVLVREKTLDEVFPPAKLTGDGNVAGSTSLGKTSAASTSSNDHGKVFLD
- the LOC126586494 gene encoding uncharacterized protein LOC126586494 isoform X1: MSDPINWYQSQRSAMDLWFGPVDPTLPAPWTSVTDDSSGMVFYWNPETNVSQYEYPNPPPPPPPPPDHYQFPFKYTPTFPSSALTYQPPDYPASYMPELPVAPVYTSPIFLPHPAPPSVVFSASIDVPQIPHSYTTNPNFQDPQIYSPSSYEQNSWVFDSENRLRFNDPHQVSPYEIDLGPDLNVHTASTAGNVFSMVRGVRHTSPKMPLKSVRAKHKLAVCSHVRMKRKASSVSFCQRRQRNQVLPSFSAAPSLSLAPLPQAHEQTFPTNREQHLLNTNHSAGPERLLSLKPISFGAPKHLVDSEDVEGVNPNPQVELGHVLVVGDSCCHESLAGTVFLLPGAEVDAEGELFDALLHANIVDSDLGVGHTATEAGFRVGFVLDICYSDVTAEQGQGYQQFQFDVLSLVGNQPWVPHAIQMFDGMPKRRIKDPMPNFLTLDLMEQFKSGLALNEYTSCALRALRAIRMLRFLFDEGGDLRELQIVEAVFRQLCQLTETSIKIVSDQLSIVDITLLYPVSLELTLLALEWSKLHITRPLILILTVVFLPFEDFSIICRHFQTVSSKENMVYHFKHRKPVEKFMEIFENVWISWMTLLISMNHKGALNMASLIKL
- the LOC126586494 gene encoding uncharacterized protein LOC126586494 isoform X2, coding for MSDPINWYQSQRSAMDLWFGPVDPTLPAPWTSVTDDSSGMVFYWNPETNVSQYEYPNPPPPPPPPPDHYQFPFKYTPTFPSSALTYQPPDYPASYMPELPVAPVYTSPIFLPHPAPPSVVFSASIDVPQIPHSYTTNPNFQDPQIYSPSSYEQNSWVFDSENRLRFNDPHQVSPYEIDLGPDLNVHTASTAGNVFSMVRGVRHTSPKMPLKSVRAKHKLAVCSHVRMKRKASSVSFCQRRQRNQVLPSFSAAPSLSLAPLPQAHEQTFPTNREQHLLNTNHSAGPERLLSLKPISFGAPKHLVDSEDVEGVNPNPQVELGHVLVVGDSCCHESLAGTVFLLPGAEVDAEGELFDALLHANIVDSDLGVGHTATEAGFRVGFVLDICYSDVTAEQGQGYQQFQFDVLSLVGNQPWVPHAIQMFDGMPKRRIKDPMPNFLTLDLMEQFKSGLALNEYTSCALRALRAIRMLRFLFDEGGDLRELQIVEAVFRQLCQLTETSIKIVSDQLSIVDITLLYPTFPNSLEQGKYGVPLQAP